One Saccharopolyspora erythraea NRRL 2338 genomic region harbors:
- a CDS encoding ABC transporter substrate-binding protein translates to MRPRGGGTRRRRRLTAALGASLACASALTACAPASSANTVNLYYAPEENLQTVVDRCNAQSQGRYHIVYNKLPREADGQREQMVRRLAAQDPGMDVLGLDVTWTGEFAEANWIREWTGRNKEEAERGTLEGPLETARSGGKLYAAPKNTNVQLLWYRADLVDKPPATWDEMIAESQRLKREGKPYWISFSGAQFEGLFVHFNTLVESAGGHIVSADGKRAEIDAGAVRALEVLRDFGRAGVTSPAMNNAKQDDVRMEFENGEAAFQLNWPFVYPSMQEDKPELAQKVKWARLPGVTPGVPSKSTIGGYNLAVSQYSTKPDLAFEAALCMRNPENQKFSAINDGVPPTIESVYQDPAMDAEYPMKETILEGLKDPGVRPVTPAAQNLSTVLTNLLAPVAAIDPPKTAEKMRTEVQNALDSKGVMP, encoded by the coding sequence GTGAGACCTCGCGGTGGCGGGACCAGGCGGCGGAGGCGGCTGACGGCCGCGCTCGGGGCGTCCCTGGCATGTGCTTCGGCGCTGACGGCGTGCGCGCCGGCGTCGAGCGCGAACACGGTGAACCTGTACTACGCCCCCGAAGAGAACCTGCAGACGGTCGTCGACCGCTGCAACGCCCAGTCCCAGGGCCGGTACCACATCGTCTACAACAAGCTCCCGCGCGAGGCCGACGGCCAGCGGGAGCAGATGGTGCGGCGGCTCGCGGCGCAGGACCCGGGCATGGACGTCCTCGGGCTGGACGTGACGTGGACCGGTGAGTTCGCCGAGGCGAACTGGATCCGGGAGTGGACCGGGCGCAACAAGGAGGAGGCCGAGCGCGGCACGCTGGAGGGCCCGCTGGAGACGGCCCGCTCCGGCGGCAAGCTCTACGCCGCGCCGAAGAACACCAACGTGCAGCTGCTGTGGTACCGGGCCGACCTGGTGGACAAGCCGCCCGCGACCTGGGACGAGATGATCGCCGAGTCGCAGCGGCTCAAGCGCGAGGGCAAGCCGTACTGGATCTCGTTCAGCGGTGCCCAGTTCGAGGGCCTGTTCGTGCACTTCAACACGCTGGTGGAGTCCGCGGGCGGGCACATCGTCTCCGCTGACGGCAAGCGCGCCGAGATCGACGCGGGCGCGGTGCGGGCGCTGGAGGTGCTGCGCGACTTCGGCCGCGCCGGGGTGACCAGCCCGGCGATGAACAACGCCAAGCAGGACGACGTCCGCATGGAGTTCGAGAACGGCGAGGCGGCGTTCCAGCTCAACTGGCCGTTCGTCTACCCCTCCATGCAGGAGGACAAGCCGGAGCTGGCCCAGAAGGTCAAGTGGGCGCGGCTGCCAGGTGTGACGCCTGGCGTGCCGAGCAAGTCGACCATCGGCGGCTACAACCTCGCGGTCAGCCAGTACTCGACCAAGCCGGACCTGGCCTTCGAGGCGGCGCTGTGCATGCGCAACCCGGAGAACCAGAAGTTCTCCGCGATCAACGACGGTGTCCCGCCGACGATCGAGTCGGTCTACCAGGACCCGGCGATGGACGCGGAGTACCCGATGAAGGAGACGATCCTGGAGGGGCTCAAGGACCCGGGCGTGCGGCCGGTGACCCCGGCGGCGCAGAACCTCTCGACCGTGCTCACCAACCTGCTGGCCCCGGTCGCGGCCATCGACCCGCCGAAGACGGCCGAGAAGATGCGCACCGAGGTGCAGAACGCACTGGACTCCAAGGGCGTGATGCCGTGA
- a CDS encoding carbohydrate ABC transporter permease, giving the protein MVSTRRADPAADIREGGAISEGKKAERRLGWLLCAPAALVMVAVTGWPILYAVWLSFQRFDLKYPDQREFVGLENYVTVLTNGYWWTAFWVTLLITVVSVAIEFVLGMGLALIMHRALVGRGLVRTVSLIPYGIVTVVAAFSWRYAWTPDTGYLANLFAPESAPLTDRAGSLAIIILAEIWKTTPFMALLLMAGLALVPDDLLKAAAMDGAGPWQRFVKVMLPVMKPAILVALLFRTLDAFRVFDNIVVLTSGSQDTSSVSVLAYNNLIKGLNLGIGSTMSVLIFIAVALIAFLFVKLFGAAAPGGDDKGRP; this is encoded by the coding sequence ATGGTGTCTACCAGGAGAGCGGACCCCGCCGCTGACATTCGGGAAGGCGGGGCGATCAGCGAGGGCAAGAAGGCCGAACGCCGGCTCGGCTGGCTGCTGTGCGCGCCGGCGGCGTTGGTCATGGTCGCGGTGACCGGCTGGCCGATCCTGTACGCGGTGTGGCTGTCGTTCCAGCGCTTCGACCTGAAGTACCCGGACCAGCGGGAGTTCGTCGGGCTGGAGAACTACGTCACCGTGCTGACCAACGGCTACTGGTGGACCGCGTTCTGGGTGACGTTGCTGATCACCGTGGTGTCGGTGGCGATCGAGTTCGTGCTCGGCATGGGCCTGGCGTTGATCATGCACCGCGCGCTGGTCGGGCGCGGCCTGGTGCGCACGGTCAGCCTGATCCCGTACGGCATCGTCACGGTGGTCGCCGCGTTCAGCTGGCGCTACGCCTGGACCCCGGACACCGGGTACCTGGCGAACCTGTTCGCCCCGGAGTCCGCGCCGCTGACCGACCGCGCGGGTTCGCTGGCGATCATCATCCTGGCCGAGATCTGGAAGACCACGCCGTTCATGGCGCTGCTGCTGATGGCCGGCCTGGCGCTGGTGCCCGACGACCTGCTCAAGGCCGCCGCGATGGACGGCGCCGGGCCGTGGCAGCGGTTCGTCAAGGTGATGCTGCCGGTGATGAAGCCGGCGATCCTGGTCGCGCTGCTGTTCCGCACCCTCGACGCGTTCCGCGTCTTCGACAACATCGTGGTGCTGACATCGGGCTCGCAGGACACCTCGTCGGTGTCGGTGCTGGCCTACAACAACCTGATCAAGGGCCTCAACCTCGGTATCGGATCCACCATGTCGGTGCTGATCTTCATCGCGGTGGCGCTGATCGCGTTCCTGTTCGTGAAGCTGTTCGGCGCCGCCGCGCCCGGCGGCGATGACAAGGGGAGGCCCTGA
- a CDS encoding carbohydrate ABC transporter permease, with translation MAGVGGAETPGRKAGWTVLNIVVVIYALLPVLWILSLSFKTPATLGDGSLIPREWTLENYAAIFSTTEFTRALLNSIGIALIATAIAVVLGTMAAYAIARLEFPGKRLLVGVSLLIAMFPQVSLVSPLFEIERTLGLFDSWTGLILPYITFSLPLAIYTLSAFFREIPWELEKAAKMDGATPGQAFAKVIAPLAAPGVFTTAILVFIFCWNDFLFAISLTSTENSRTVPVALQFFTGDSQFEDPTGSISAAAVVITIPIIVFVLFFQRRIVSGLTSGAVKG, from the coding sequence ATGGCCGGCGTGGGCGGGGCCGAGACCCCGGGGCGCAAAGCCGGGTGGACGGTGCTCAACATCGTCGTCGTGATCTACGCACTGCTTCCGGTGCTGTGGATCCTGTCGCTGTCGTTCAAGACGCCGGCGACCCTGGGCGACGGCAGTCTGATCCCGCGCGAGTGGACGCTGGAGAACTACGCGGCGATCTTTTCCACCACCGAGTTCACCCGGGCACTGCTGAACTCGATCGGCATCGCGCTGATCGCCACCGCGATCGCCGTGGTGCTGGGCACGATGGCCGCCTACGCCATCGCCCGGCTGGAGTTCCCCGGCAAGCGGCTGCTGGTCGGCGTCTCGCTGCTGATCGCGATGTTCCCGCAGGTGTCGCTGGTCTCGCCGCTGTTCGAGATCGAGCGCACACTCGGGCTGTTCGACTCCTGGACCGGCCTGATCCTGCCCTACATCACGTTCTCGCTGCCGCTGGCGATCTACACGCTGTCGGCGTTCTTCCGCGAGATCCCGTGGGAGCTGGAGAAGGCCGCCAAGATGGACGGCGCGACCCCCGGCCAGGCGTTCGCCAAGGTGATCGCCCCGCTGGCGGCGCCCGGGGTGTTCACCACCGCCATCCTGGTGTTCATCTTCTGCTGGAACGACTTCCTGTTCGCCATCTCGCTGACCTCGACGGAGAACTCCCGCACCGTGCCGGTCGCGCTGCAGTTCTTCACCGGTGACTCGCAGTTCGAGGATCCCACCGGATCGATCTCGGCGGCGGCCGTGGTGATCACCATCCCGATCATCGTGTTCGTGTTGTTCTTCCAGCGTCGCATCGTCTCGGGGCTGACCTCGGGCGCAGTGAAGGGGTAA
- a CDS encoding ABC transporter ATP-binding protein, translated as MAEIVLDKVTKRYPDGALAVDSVDLEIADGEFVILVGPSGCGKSTTLNMIAGLEDISSGELRIGGERMNDRAPKDRDIAMVFQSYALYPHMSVFENMAFPLRLAKVGDAEVRSKVEEAAKVLDLTQHLSRKPANLSGGQRQRVAMGRAIVRSPKAFLMDEPLSNLDAKLRVQMRTSVSKLQKRLGTTTVYVTHDQTEAMTLGDRVVVLRGGVVQQIGAPQHLYEHPANLFVAGFIGSPAMNFLPAEVAESSVRCALGDLPLTDRIRRALESADAPRELILGIRPEHFEDAALVDDALQRSGATFTEEVEVVEEMGSDKYVYFTLRGGRASSAELEELAADAGTAEVPSDDGHLVTRLSVESGARENQQVTVWFDPEKLHLFDPSTGRILT; from the coding sequence GTGGCCGAGATCGTTCTGGACAAGGTGACCAAGCGCTACCCGGACGGGGCGCTCGCGGTGGACTCGGTGGACCTGGAGATCGCCGACGGGGAGTTCGTGATCCTCGTGGGGCCCTCGGGCTGCGGCAAGTCCACCACGCTGAACATGATCGCCGGGCTGGAGGACATCAGCTCCGGCGAGCTGCGCATCGGCGGCGAGCGGATGAACGACCGCGCGCCGAAGGACCGCGACATCGCCATGGTGTTCCAGTCCTACGCGCTCTACCCGCACATGTCGGTGTTCGAGAACATGGCGTTCCCGCTGCGGCTGGCCAAGGTGGGCGACGCCGAGGTGCGCTCGAAGGTCGAGGAGGCCGCCAAGGTCCTGGACCTGACCCAGCACCTGTCCCGCAAGCCCGCCAACCTCTCCGGCGGGCAGCGGCAGCGGGTGGCCATGGGGCGGGCGATCGTGCGCAGCCCCAAGGCGTTCCTGATGGACGAGCCGCTGTCCAACCTGGACGCCAAGCTGCGCGTGCAGATGCGGACCTCGGTGTCGAAGCTGCAGAAGCGGCTGGGCACCACCACGGTCTACGTCACCCACGACCAGACCGAGGCGATGACCCTCGGCGACCGGGTCGTGGTGCTGCGCGGCGGGGTCGTGCAGCAGATCGGCGCGCCGCAGCACCTCTACGAGCACCCGGCGAACCTGTTCGTCGCGGGGTTCATCGGCTCGCCCGCGATGAACTTCCTGCCCGCCGAGGTCGCGGAGAGCTCGGTGCGCTGCGCGCTCGGCGACCTGCCGCTGACCGACCGGATCCGCCGGGCGCTGGAGTCGGCCGACGCGCCGCGGGAGCTGATCCTGGGCATCCGCCCGGAGCACTTCGAGGACGCCGCGCTGGTCGACGACGCCCTGCAGCGCTCCGGCGCGACCTTCACCGAGGAGGTGGAGGTCGTGGAGGAGATGGGTTCGGACAAGTACGTCTACTTCACCCTGCGCGGCGGGCGGGCCAGCAGCGCGGAGCTGGAGGAGCTGGCAGCCGACGCGGGCACCGCCGAGGTGCCCAGCGACGACGGGCACCTGGTCACCCGGCTCTCGGTGGAGTCGGGGGCGCGGGAGAACCAGCAGGTGACGGTGTGGTTCGACCCGGAGAAGCTGCACCTGTTCGACCCGTCGACGGGCCGCATCCTGACGTGA
- a CDS encoding CAP domain-containing protein — MGVLRSAARMFGLVAPEAGRRPGNDPAAEEPPRAGDAPEAPGSRTDAERILELTNQARSEAGLPPLRISDALNRAAAAHSADMAARDFVSHTGSDGSDPVDRAKAAGYVLAELAENLSAGTGDAESTFRQWMRSPEHSGNILDAGFTELGAGHAQGDGTRFTHYWTQVLARPS, encoded by the coding sequence ATGGGAGTTCTGCGCAGCGCCGCGCGGATGTTCGGTCTTGTCGCCCCGGAAGCCGGGCGACGCCCCGGAAACGACCCCGCAGCCGAAGAGCCGCCGCGGGCCGGGGATGCCCCGGAGGCACCCGGGTCGCGGACCGACGCCGAACGCATCCTCGAACTGACCAACCAGGCCCGCTCCGAAGCCGGTCTGCCGCCGTTGCGGATCAGCGACGCGCTGAACCGCGCCGCGGCGGCGCACAGCGCGGACATGGCCGCGCGGGACTTCGTGTCCCACACCGGCAGCGACGGCAGCGACCCCGTCGACCGGGCGAAGGCCGCCGGCTACGTCCTCGCCGAGCTCGCCGAGAACCTCTCGGCGGGCACGGGCGATGCGGAGTCGACGTTCCGGCAGTGGATGCGCAGTCCCGAGCACAGCGGCAACATCCTCGACGCAGGCTTCACCGAGCTCGGTGCCGGCCACGCGCAAGGCGACGGCACCCGGTTCACGCACTACTGGACGCAGGTGCTCGCCCGGCCGAGCTGA
- a CDS encoding magnesium and cobalt transport protein CorA: protein MPSLSSLGLRNRRNGGTRPAQRLPTPVSAYVVDCAIYVDGERLEGSWTHTDAIDEVRRRGSGFVWIGLHEPSEEQINGLAETFGLHELAVEDAVHAHQRPKLERYDNTLFMVLKTVRYIANETLSANSEIVESGELMAFVGRDFVITVRHGKHAGLAQVRHQLEQDPEQLALGPSAVLHGIADHVVDTYLEVTDAIQDDIDEMEAEVFAPRTKIDAEQIYLMKREVMELRRSVMPLAKPLQRLAEGYTPMVPEEVRSYFRNVDDHLATVSERVASFDELLTTLVDATLAKITLQQNTDMRKISAWVAIISTPTMIAGIYGMNFDVMPETRWTFGYPATLLVMMSACVVLFKIFRRNKWL, encoded by the coding sequence ATGCCCAGCCTGTCCTCGCTCGGCCTTCGCAACCGCCGCAACGGCGGCACCCGTCCCGCGCAGCGCCTCCCCACACCGGTGTCGGCCTACGTCGTCGACTGCGCCATCTACGTCGACGGTGAGCGCCTGGAGGGGTCCTGGACCCACACCGATGCGATCGACGAAGTGCGCCGCCGCGGCTCCGGGTTCGTCTGGATCGGCCTGCACGAGCCCAGCGAGGAGCAGATCAACGGCCTGGCCGAGACCTTCGGTCTGCACGAGCTCGCCGTCGAGGACGCCGTGCACGCCCACCAGCGGCCCAAGCTGGAGCGCTACGACAACACGCTGTTCATGGTGCTCAAGACGGTCCGCTACATCGCCAACGAGACGCTGTCGGCCAACAGCGAGATCGTGGAGAGCGGCGAGCTGATGGCCTTCGTCGGCCGCGACTTCGTCATCACGGTCCGGCACGGCAAGCACGCGGGCCTCGCGCAGGTCCGCCACCAGCTCGAACAGGACCCGGAGCAGCTCGCGCTCGGGCCGTCGGCGGTGCTGCACGGCATCGCCGACCACGTGGTGGACACCTACCTCGAGGTCACCGACGCCATCCAGGACGACATCGACGAGATGGAGGCCGAGGTCTTCGCGCCCCGGACCAAGATCGACGCCGAGCAGATCTACCTGATGAAGCGCGAGGTGATGGAGCTCCGCCGGTCGGTGATGCCGCTGGCCAAACCGTTGCAGCGGCTGGCGGAGGGCTACACGCCGATGGTGCCGGAGGAGGTCCGCTCCTACTTCCGCAACGTCGACGACCACCTGGCCACCGTCTCCGAGCGGGTGGCGTCCTTCGACGAGCTGCTCACCACGCTGGTCGACGCGACGCTGGCCAAGATCACGCTCCAGCAGAACACCGACATGCGCAAGATCTCGGCGTGGGTGGCGATCATCTCGACGCCGACGATGATCGCCGGGATCTACGGGATGAACTTCGACGTGATGCCCGAGACCCGGTGGACGTTCGGGTATCCGGCGACGCTGCTGGTCATGATGTCGGCCTGCGTCGTGCTGTTCAAGATCTTCCGGCGGAACAAGTGGTTGTGA
- a CDS encoding NUDIX domain-containing protein gives MIRCVGAVIHDPQGRLLLVKRAREPGRGKWSLPGGKVEPGETDQMAVHREVLEETGLSVTVGDLVGRVLRPAPNGTFEILDYSCWSSGSSLSAGDDAADARWTDSATFATLERENALTEGLADVLRSWGCLPRDGDT, from the coding sequence GTGATCCGTTGCGTCGGCGCTGTGATCCACGACCCACAAGGCCGGTTGCTGCTGGTCAAACGTGCCCGTGAGCCGGGTCGGGGCAAGTGGTCGCTGCCGGGCGGCAAGGTCGAGCCCGGGGAAACCGACCAGATGGCGGTACACCGCGAAGTCCTGGAGGAAACGGGACTCTCCGTCACTGTCGGCGATCTCGTGGGCCGTGTGCTGCGGCCCGCACCGAATGGCACCTTCGAGATCCTCGACTACTCCTGCTGGAGTAGTGGGTCGTCGCTTTCCGCTGGTGACGACGCTGCGGACGCCCGCTGGACGGACAGTGCGACTTTCGCCACACTGGAGCGGGAAAACGCGCTCACGGAGGGGCTCGCCGACGTCCTGCGAAGCTGGGGCTGCCTACCTCGCGACGGTGACACCTGA
- a CDS encoding PH domain-containing protein has protein sequence MFAPKDPDEYLLESERRVIRVRRHWAFLVWDLFEAFGLLAGLVMVSYLLPGGSTLPVNVLWYAGLIVLLRFTYQILSWYVERIVVTDKRFLITTGVFDINVAMMPITKVTDLTFRRTLLGRMLGYGTLIVESAGQIQALNRIEYVPNPDRVEEAISGLVFGDKKAQQDRFSMLKARRAAVGRRKAKL, from the coding sequence GTGTTCGCTCCGAAGGATCCCGACGAGTACCTGCTCGAGTCCGAGCGACGGGTCATCCGGGTTCGCCGTCATTGGGCGTTCCTGGTGTGGGACCTCTTCGAGGCGTTCGGGCTGCTCGCCGGACTGGTGATGGTCTCGTACCTGCTACCGGGCGGCAGCACGCTGCCGGTGAACGTCCTGTGGTACGCGGGTCTGATCGTGCTGCTGCGCTTCACGTACCAGATCCTCAGCTGGTACGTGGAGCGCATCGTCGTGACCGACAAGAGGTTCCTCATCACCACCGGTGTCTTCGACATCAACGTGGCGATGATGCCGATCACCAAGGTCACCGACCTCACGTTCCGGCGGACGCTGCTGGGCCGCATGCTCGGCTACGGCACCCTGATCGTCGAGTCCGCCGGTCAGATCCAGGCGCTCAACCGCATCGAGTACGTGCCGAACCCGGACCGCGTCGAGGAGGCCATCTCCGGCCTGGTCTTCGGCGACAAGAAGGCCCAGCAGGACCGGTTCTCGATGCTAAAGGCCAGGCGCGCCGCCGTCGGCAGGCGCAAGGCCAAGCTCTAG